tgttgttTGGAATTTATTTCCGCACACCTTTaccattgggatttgcgagatttTGTTCATGGAGATAGAAATAGTAATCGCGCAAAGACAGTACAAATGAAGACTTGAATCCTTTCTCTGTCCCTCcgacgtttgggaactctatcagaGCAGTCAGAgaaaaaattggaggaatctcagggaaccgctagagatgccacTATCACTGTCGGAAGACacatgagcccgcttagaggtaaggatgtgttattcacaattggggattagtgagaacatgtgtagggatccttagaggattgaattggggttttattttgggatatttattaaattgcaatttttcctttatgattgtaaataaaatatcgATGTTCTGATGAGAATTGCTTGATAatttgtgctcttgatatttgtatattttgacctatgattttgatataattgtgtaatattatttgagggattttactccccaggttgtgatagtcttttgtataaattgttatattgaggatatgaaatggtgattcaaattgtgagtatgtgatgaattgaacatgtgatgaatgataaaatacatgtatattgagatgtgtattgtgttgtgagctatgaattgtgcaatcacacaactataagaccttttaagggcgacgagttttgcgcgacgagtattgtgatgagatccattgtgagaacccgacgagtttaatcacaatcgcaacgagttaaaatgattttgaaaataattgagtagttgtgtgtgttgcatagttcataggtaaagtgcgTATGATTCATGAATTGAGATCGAGTGtttgtgataaattgagtatgcatgtgattgagatgttgtgtgcattgagttgtaaaCTGTGGATTGTACAATtacacgactataagaccctttaagggagacgagttaatgttaagtccttTTAAGGAcgatgagttaatgctaagaccctttaagggcaacgagttaacgctaagacccttaaagggcgacgagttaaaaatatttgagaacaattgaggagttgtgtgttttgtacagttcatagatagagtttgtgtgctaaaatgttttctaggttggacctgaatcaggagggagaggccctgacggactcttcggagtgtaggccttgggggttacccggtttgagtgctcctttaagcatgTGCCGATcacacatggttggagcattctcgcaaaacactgtgaccttgactggtctcactatgatattacctagtgagagtgacttgacttgctagtgtgtggtttgtcttgtcatgtactcctaggcgctcgacgaggtttttcactgacattgtaccacattgcatataggattgagtcttagtgtatctgctGCATAATGCTTGTGTATTGTTCTATATTGATAGATttgatgatattgtgttttgattattGAGTATGCGAATGTTGTGAAAACGAGTGAGACGTGTGATGAAATAACGTGTGTTATGctcaagtaaattgtattttgttatataatatttatacctatatgttgtcttatttttctctattatttaggaatgtgataactcactctctgtgtgttgtttgtgtttggatcctgtgatgatcttgaactttgtgttcgggggagcagatgactaggtgaattgtttTAAGGAACCTTaagctgaaggacgtcgggacacaatgttctgataggatgtgacattagggtatAAGGTTCTATATTGATTGTATGAGCTCTTGGacaaccttgttttgagccgaaatgaattattaattatttgaacaagttttattatggtgttagaaaagtgaatgtaagccttttacccttttaaaaggcttgtatttaaatgtatttcaaaaaaacttttaattaaatttgatctcttatttcttttatttatttatacacacacacacacacacttaaactatttttgtttaatttcacCATGGCGACTAGAATCCTCGCCTTGGAAAAATCACTTCTGACATGGTTATGCAGAACCAATCACAAAAATTccaacacaaacaccaacaagCATCAACTACAGAACTTCCTAAACTAACCTATCTACAAATCTAGGGTTTAAGATCCCTAATTCCTATCGTAGAATTCAGGAAAAATCCTAAAACCTAAATCTAAGCAATGTAAAAAGCACTTTATGTATAATTGTTTTTTGCTATTTCTCAAATATTCATTGTTTACCAACTAAAGAAATAGCAAAATAAACCAAAACAACTAATAGAGAACTTACTTGAATAGCgattgaatgaaaatgaaaatggaaagtgaaatgaaatgacaaaaagTGGTGAAAGGTGTGAGCGTAGTGAGGTGATTTGAGTAAGGAAATGATGAGAATGGATCAGGGATTAGGGTTCTCCTTTGAGAAAGCTCTTGAGCCAAATTATGTGTGTGAGtaaaaatgaaagattaaaagagggaaaaatattttagttaccCTCACTTTCTAAATTTTCATTGCAGCGAAATGTTAATTCTCCACAATGATTGTGGTACATCTAATCCAATAAACTCATGTCCACTTTTGCTACAGTGAATTGTCACTTTTCTTTGGCAAAAATGGGTGCATAAATTCAATTGGACCAAATGTGATCCAATTGGCCAAATAAATTTCATACAATTTTCACTTCAACAAGTTGTCAATTTGCTTTGGCAAAAATGGGTAGAAATACTCAGGTCAAATAccacatatttatatttattttgtttttttattaattttttattttgtttacaaTTACAAAGCTCTCGCTTGTGCAAGATCCCTCTCTGCCAGAGCGAGCTTACAGGCAAAGAGTGCTTCACCTCTATGAGTCAATTTCGCTATGGTGAGATCCCTCTCTGCCAAAGCAAAATGGCTTATTGTGGGTATCTTGAGACTAAGATGACCATTTGCCATGGAGAGATTGACAAGTGCcatattttagttagttttgGGATTAGAATGTTAGcacttatcttttgattttaatacTTTTCTTATAAACTTACCTTAATTtctagttgttttatatattgtatatttataaatgtttttgtttaaatatggaaGATTCATCCGTAATTTCTTATGTTCTAATGGTTGTATGTTGGATCCAAAAATCATGCCGAGATGAAGAGTAAAAGGGTCATTTTTGAAGAATTTTAGAGTGCCACTCGCTCGGGCTAGCAATCGACTCGCTTGGGCTAGTGAGATTACTTCAACTTGAAGGAACCAACTTGCTTGGGCGAGTTGGTCTGACACATTTTGGACCATTTTGTTTAAATAGCCATGAAAAAGGAGAAACCAGTAGCTATGTAGTGTAGAAACCAAAGGAAGAAGCACaaacaaagagagagaaaagagaaaaggcaGAGCTGGAGCTGCAAAGAAGTGGATGTGGGTCGCATCCTTCATCATTTCTTCTGTTGATCTTGTGCTCTACACAATGATCGACTAGTTTCTCCGaaggattggatgtaatttTTGTACATTTATGTATCTTTTTTGATattctatataatatatatgaatcttttctactcattagtGGTGATTTCATTATGTTcataatgcttgattctatttgatcactagtttcatgaaattgaatttcaagtttGACTCGAAAttactcttagaatttgaattgaatGAATTTACTCTTTACGTTACGTTACTAGGAATAGAGTATAACATTTTGATTGTAAATAACATGAGATTATGAGTGTAATGCTGAGATTTTTATTTCACATGTGAGGAATCGATATTCAGTTAATATTCTTAGGATTCTTAAATGTGAGGGATCGATTCAGGGGTGATTTAATGTGTACATCAGCattgttagaaaatgattcatatgTATTGATACTATTTGGATATTGAGGGTATGAACAATGAAGTTCAATCCTacgtttattttgaattaattaatttcattttacttgtttttgtaattttacatatttccgACGCACTAATTCTGTTATTTCTGCTACTTTCATTATTTCTATTAAACCCATGAGGTTTCGATTGAATTTgttgtacataactattgaattgtttacttttattttgagAAATCGAGTAACTCAAGTCCCGTGGAGATGACCTCTTTTATAAAATCTATAACCTATGACGACATTGGTATGTTTGCCAATAGTCTAACAAGTTTCTGGCTTCGTTGTTGGGGACTTGAGTTGCTCACTTAGttaagatttaatttttcattttaataggtCATTTTCCTTATttcagttatttatttaattttgattttctataaattctctcatgttatattttattttccctaaCCTTGGTGCTTACGACTTATTGTAGtttgttcctttttctttatccaAGGCAAATTTTCTGCAGATAAATTGTTATTTGATCCAAAAATTGTCAAGACTAAAAGGAAGAAcatgacaaaaaagaaaaaagcaaccACTAAGCCATCTGGTGAATCTTCCGCTATTGGTTCTCCTTTACCAGAAAGGCCACTTGTAATTGATATTATGGCTAATAGAGGAGGGGAAAGAAATAGAACACCAAGGAGGACTCTTGGTGACTATGCTTATCAATAAGAACCAAAACATTAAAACAACAGTCATTCCTCCTTTTGGTAACAAGGTTTTGGAGTTGAAGCCAACATTGCTCGGTTGGATTGGTTCACACCCTTTTGCTGGAATGGATCATGAAGATCCATACATATATTTGTCTACCTTCATGGAGTTATGTAGTACCATGGGAGCTTTTGATGAAGATGTTGAAGTTGTCTACCTCAGAGCTTTCTCATTCTCCTTGACAGGTAAAGTAAAGGCATGGCTCCAATCACATCCAAAAAAAAGTCTCAACACTTGGGAAGAagtgaaggaaaaataaaattgttctaCCTTCCGAGCTGATGATCTTTTCTAAGATATTAACAGtgattttatcttctttttcttaatttcatttcaaaaaTGTTTGATGATTCTCGTATTGTTTGTGATCATAATAAGGCTTTGGATCTTGGAAGAGGTGCCAATCCCAAGGGCTATATGGTAGAAGAAATATGGCAAGAGCTTGCAAAGGCAAAACACCTTGAGTGGGAACGATCATCGTCCAAACGATCATGGGAATTGCAGAGCTTGAAgtatgtttttttggtgattgtcAGACCTATTATTAGAGGGTTCTTTATCAATGATTGCAATTCTTTTGTCCGTATCATATTTGTTATTACCTAATGcatgatttgttttatgttttcctcctatctattattttttgttcagtGATTATTATTTATAGTGTCCTGTGGCAAGTGTCGTCATAAAATGTGTTAAATGTCTCAGAGAAGCTTGTGAGTCGGCTTTGAAGGAAAAACATTTTCTTGATTACTCCCAAATGGAAGGATTTGTGGATGACGCTACTACTTCCCATTCAGAACAATTAGAGGCTTTAGAAAAAGTCTTCAATACAACTGCAGAGGCTGACACACCTACCGAGGTGTGCATATGgcttgtttttttaattctatctTCATCAAATCTTTTTTAGTGGTGCCCGGGAGATTCCCATCTTATTAATCACACAGATTGGGTTGTTGAGTTTATAGGTGCCAGATTATTTGTGCTGTAGAATCACACTCGACATTTTTCATGATcctgttatcactccaagtggaCTTACATATGAGAGAGCTGTGATTCTTGAACATCTTCAGAAGGTAACCTGATTTGTATGTTTCATCTTCTTTATTGAATGTTTTCCACTTCAATGAAGTCAATGTGCAATAATTCAACTTCTTAAACAGGTTGGTAAATTCGACCCAATCACACGAGAACCCCTTGATCCATCACAGTTAGTGCCAAACTTGGCCATTAAGGAAGCGGTGGAGGCATTCTTGGACAAACATGGATGGGCCTACAAGATAGATTAACGAAAGATCACGTTGCAACAATGTCTTGGTAGGTTTGTCTGTTGAGCAAAGCAGCAGGATATTGTGTTCTACAAGTGTGGCCAAAGTTGTttgctttaattgttaattatgtATGCAGTTTCCTGGGGGCCTGACTTTTGAACATCTTATTATGAAGTATATATATGCATGGTTGACTGTCATACATTGTGTAAATATAGTAGTATACATACCAATGCCTGATGAGACTAGTTTCATTTGTctcataaaatcaaaattatttaacccATCATAAGATTTTTTTGGCATTTTTGACAGTTTAAAGTATTTCATACTTTTccctaaaaacaaaattacttcATACATggaagataaatttattttacttactGCACTATATATATACgttattttcatttatgtatttatatttcttatttcatAGTCTTTTACATTCGAAGATTGCATTTCaggttaaagaaaaatttattgaatgttaaccaggaattttttttaatgttaaattcatataaaattcgATTCATACAAAATCTAACAATACTTCGTGTACAAGTTCAAACATTTGTCCAAAATCTTAAAAGTTGACATTTCTGCGAAGTTCAATTTAAACGAATCAAATTCTTACTAATCAAATAGTTGATCAAAGATACCGAATTGAGATTTTGACTTAATTCATGCCTTTAAGTTGaaatttgatttgtaattgCTAATCAAATTCGTAATGAACAAATCAATTGCTTCACATCCCTTAAAATTGAAAGGTCTGAAAGACAAGTCAAAATGAAACAGAGGCAATGCCTAAAACAAAGGCATGAAATTGCAACCCAACTTTGGTTGTCTCTAAGCCAGTCACAGTAgttgagaaaaattaaaatgttttaatagaAACAATGTGATTATTGAGGAGCATGTTAATTAAGACTAGCATCATTGTGTTGTCAGTGAAAACAAATCGATGTACCAGCTAAAAGCTTCAACACGATTCCAAAATAATGTTTAAGCGATTGACGTTAGAAAATGAGATCTGCTTCCTAACAATGGAATTCCCAAGTCACTCAAAAAAGGACTTAGTGTTGGTGAAGTAGTTCATCAAGAAACTAACTCAAAAACGGTAAAGGGACTTGAAAAGCTGAAAATAATAGAAAGCTAATAAATTGTGAAAAGATAATAtctggaaataaaataaattcatttgaatttgagttgAAGGTCTTTTTCCAGTTacaatttcaaatatttatagaCTAATGTATTGATTCACATAAATTGGGATCTTATCATTGAAAATGGTTTGA
The Glycine max cultivar Williams 82 chromosome 16, Glycine_max_v4.0, whole genome shotgun sequence genome window above contains:
- the LOC100798587 gene encoding E3 ubiquitin-protein ligase CHIP, producing the protein MFDDSRIVCDHNKALDLGRGANPKGYMVEEIWQELAKAKHLEWERSSSKRSWELQSLKEACESALKEKHFLDYSQMEGFVDDATTSHSEQLEALEKVFNTTAEADTPTEVPDYLCCRITLDIFHDPVITPSGLTYERAVILEHLQKVGKFDPITREPLDPSQLVPNLAIKEAVEAFLDKHGWAYKID